The following coding sequences are from one Cytophagia bacterium CHB2 window:
- a CDS encoding type IX secretion system membrane protein PorP/SprF: protein MAHRRWGQNLRKRLYQFGALMMKTKARSRMPALVIAGLLLSSALLFGQDRVTTPNPADIGDMRANLVNPAVIPLQDPLFFVGTRSLHLGVADNIFAARNNMFSLTTTDKRLGPFDGLAFGIQGEILNTPPQNNLSLNALLGKRLAENLSLGFSVGVVNEALNLSGVEGLEAGDPLLQESSRWALFNLGAGVIFSPSRYVMLAASANQINRPKLSFAENGDRRLERYITAGGTIGLGYFRGGLSVAQEGDDFISQVFFEAFKEERGFVKLGYGTESVMLEGQLHVGGGVSLNARYGYPVTELNQASSGSPEISLVFNFKKHGSLYAAKWLDREIPWAPAYSLSNAFQVQSMIDTLYIVDKSIHRQIDPAITNKELADMPRELFFSAEGLEPEFPEKLLALTRQNGAAHSGRVGARQLMDTLRLANEAAGRYRIPEDSLGIITEMKNNHTEIYMQSFRRLAERMKDPNFHSSIVIPPDGRRAYLVLRYLSLYAEVTDRISVIVDDQHIEGQRDLLGATKIPENFSYRRLSAPVDTFKFSLNLEETRRWGPVAGIFMIEDANGNIVYSDSSIVGKSPDNNQILKRLVWDWQVKGGGLPGRGNYYYYVAWRSADRNTYRSPKKRLTVDRKTLPIVIRVSKNNQPAAADARYNATILVH, encoded by the coding sequence ATGGCTCATCGAAGATGGGGGCAAAACCTTAGGAAGCGGTTATATCAGTTTGGTGCGTTAATGATGAAAACGAAAGCTCGATCCCGCATGCCGGCTCTGGTGATTGCCGGATTGTTGCTGAGCAGCGCGCTGCTGTTCGGCCAAGATAGAGTGACAACACCGAATCCCGCCGATATCGGCGACATGCGTGCCAATCTCGTGAATCCCGCAGTCATTCCCCTGCAAGATCCGTTGTTTTTTGTGGGCACACGTTCGCTGCACTTAGGCGTCGCCGATAATATTTTTGCGGCGCGCAACAACATGTTCAGCTTGACGACGACGGACAAGCGTCTCGGCCCGTTCGACGGGCTTGCCTTTGGCATTCAAGGCGAAATTTTAAATACCCCGCCGCAGAACAATCTCTCCCTCAATGCGTTGCTCGGCAAACGGCTGGCGGAGAATCTCAGCCTCGGCTTCAGTGTGGGTGTGGTGAATGAAGCGCTGAATTTATCCGGCGTGGAAGGCCTCGAGGCGGGAGACCCGCTGCTGCAAGAATCGTCGCGGTGGGCGTTGTTCAATTTGGGCGCCGGCGTGATCTTTTCGCCAAGCCGTTACGTCATGCTCGCGGCCAGCGCCAATCAGATCAACCGGCCCAAACTCTCGTTTGCCGAAAACGGCGACCGGCGGTTGGAGCGGTATATCACGGCCGGCGGCACGATCGGGCTGGGCTATTTTCGCGGTGGCCTGAGCGTGGCGCAAGAGGGCGATGATTTCATATCGCAAGTGTTCTTTGAAGCCTTCAAGGAAGAACGCGGATTCGTCAAGCTGGGCTATGGCACGGAATCCGTCATGCTCGAAGGGCAATTGCATGTCGGCGGCGGCGTCAGTTTGAATGCCCGTTACGGTTACCCCGTGACCGAATTGAACCAGGCCTCGTCCGGCTCGCCGGAAATCAGCCTGGTGTTCAATTTCAAAAAACACGGATCGCTTTACGCCGCGAAATGGCTGGATCGTGAAATTCCCTGGGCCCCGGCGTACAGTTTGTCCAACGCCTTTCAAGTGCAGTCGATGATTGACACGCTCTACATCGTCGACAAAAGCATTCATCGCCAAATCGACCCCGCCATCACCAACAAAGAACTGGCGGATATGCCGCGCGAATTGTTTTTCTCTGCCGAGGGGCTGGAGCCGGAGTTTCCGGAAAAATTGCTGGCCTTGACGCGGCAGAACGGTGCGGCGCATAGCGGGCGGGTGGGCGCGCGCCAGTTGATGGACACGCTGCGCCTCGCGAATGAAGCCGCCGGCCGTTATCGCATTCCCGAAGATAGTTTGGGCATTATCACCGAGATGAAAAACAATCATACCGAGATTTATATGCAATCGTTCCGCCGGCTGGCCGAACGCATGAAGGATCCGAATTTCCACAGCAGCATCGTCATTCCGCCCGATGGCCGCCGTGCTTATCTCGTGTTGCGTTATTTGTCTTTGTATGCCGAAGTGACCGACCGCATTTCCGTAATCGTCGACGACCAGCATATCGAAGGTCAGCGCGATTTGCTGGGCGCGACCAAGATTCCGGAAAATTTTTCCTATCGTAGATTGAGCGCGCCCGTTGATACGTTCAAGTTTTCGCTTAACCTCGAGGAGACCAGGCGCTGGGGCCCGGTGGCGGGCATTTTTATGATCGAAGATGCCAATGGCAACATTGTTTATTCGGATTCCAGCATCGTTGGCAAATCTCCGGACAACAATCAAATTTTGAAGCGTCTGGTTTGGGATTGGCAGGTGAAGGGCGGCGGCTTGCCGGGCCGGGGAAATTACTATTACTATGTCGCCTGGCGCTCGGCCGATCGCAACACCTATCGTTCCCCCAAGAAGAGATTGACGGTCGATCGCAAAACGTTGCCCATCGTCATCAGAGTCAGCAAAAACAACCAGCCGGCTGCCGCTGATGCGCGTTATAATGCCACGATATTGGTGCATTAG
- a CDS encoding PAS domain-containing protein has translation MQTVLLILGLIGAMLAMQGIFLLAHHLQRQMGTMALGAVTGASIFGIWIFARIVPELHITPDFSFSILSMVVYANLIALLLVVYVCDGTKYTRRLLVLLFAIYALTIGLQEVMAFARQLDAVINRHPLSAEFFSRNWRITLAAIASLLVSFIMVISGYQLLTNYMPRLPRGVRVGLVLTIVLLVDGLLYTMLGFAGQPFYAEAMRNQVITKFFAALVLTPGAAWYISRTLASQAAQEAEFRPIFDVVGGVTEMGRELETILATMVDGMILFSTEGKITRANAAAERLLGRTLSGLRLDDPLLRMVYSDGSRIPYGDSPMLQMLRMRRP, from the coding sequence ATGCAGACAGTGCTCTTAATTCTCGGTTTGATCGGCGCAATGTTGGCAATGCAGGGAATTTTCCTGCTTGCGCATCATTTGCAGCGCCAGATGGGGACGATGGCGCTCGGCGCCGTCACCGGCGCGAGCATTTTTGGAATCTGGATATTCGCCCGCATTGTGCCTGAACTGCACATCACGCCGGATTTCAGTTTTTCAATTCTCTCCATGGTCGTGTATGCCAATCTCATCGCGCTGCTGTTGGTGGTTTATGTGTGTGACGGCACGAAATATACCCGCCGGCTGCTCGTGCTGCTCTTCGCGATCTACGCGCTGACGATCGGGCTGCAAGAAGTGATGGCCTTTGCGCGCCAGCTTGACGCCGTCATCAACCGCCATCCTCTCTCCGCTGAATTTTTCTCGCGCAACTGGCGCATTACCCTTGCCGCGATCGCTTCGCTGTTGGTTTCATTTATCATGGTGATCTCCGGCTATCAACTTCTCACCAACTACATGCCCAGACTGCCGCGTGGCGTGCGCGTCGGTTTGGTGTTGACCATCGTTCTCCTCGTTGATGGCCTGCTCTATACCATGCTGGGATTTGCCGGGCAGCCGTTTTATGCCGAGGCCATGCGCAATCAGGTGATTACCAAATTCTTTGCCGCGCTTGTGCTCACCCCCGGCGCCGCGTGGTATATCTCGCGCACGTTGGCCTCACAGGCCGCCCAAGAAGCCGAGTTTCGGCCCATCTTCGATGTCGTCGGCGGCGTCACGGAAATGGGCCGGGAATTGGAAACGATACTCGCCACCATGGTCGACGGTATGATTTTGTTTTCCACCGAGGGCAAAATCACGCGCGCGAACGCGGCTGCCGAGCGCTTGCTCGGACGCACACTCAGCGGCTTGCGACTCGACGATCCACTGCTGCGCATGGTTTATTCCGACGGCAGCCGGATTCCCTATGGCGATTCCCCCATGCTGCAAATGTTGCGCATGCGCCGGCCGAT
- a CDS encoding M1 family metallopeptidase — MKNFSWLTAHSMAMMLFMNICATAQTNGLSRPRPYPVFETPGFARAVKAGTRTRTGQPGAKYWQQYARYHIEAGLDPLTQKVDGKETIRYFNHSPDTLYYLAVYLRQNVFKPDAVRNTRLPLTDGMQIKHVAVNGAALTETKRNNFEAGFTIEGTIAWLRLPQKLMPKDSLVIAFEWSYTPPLAPGDGRQGQDGEVFFMGYWYPQLAVYDDVSGWVTDPYLSMSEFYMGYADYDVRLTAPQNWLVAATGTLQNPNDILSPAAQARLAEALRADKVVAVVTEKDREQAFRLSGNAVNTWHYRATNIRDFAWASSNRYLWDATRALIGPPEKQKVVAIHNFYRAKPEASAWVHGARYNRMATEFLSRFLWPYPYPQMTSVEGILDGGGMEYPMMTVIQSYKDTLRLAGNLMHEIGHMWFPMNVGSDENRYPWQDEGLTQFNSAVGVRELFGYDRGVSGRETYLYTARRGREVELMRHGNFFPAQDVYYALPYNKTSNILFALRAVLGEEVFMRAYREYGQRWRNKHPQPHDFFNTFNDVAGRDLSWFWRTWFYETWTLDQAIASVQTVGDYVEILVEDRGLAPMPVQLMITREGGQTEAREIPVEIWLAGAQRQTVRVSKTPALTRIEIDAENNFPDIDRTNQVWQK; from the coding sequence ATGAAAAATTTTTCATGGTTAACGGCTCATAGCATGGCGATGATGCTGTTTATGAATATTTGCGCGACGGCACAGACGAACGGGCTTTCGCGGCCGCGCCCTTACCCGGTTTTCGAGACGCCCGGATTTGCACGCGCCGTCAAAGCCGGTACACGCACACGCACTGGCCAGCCCGGCGCGAAGTATTGGCAACAATATGCCAGGTATCATATCGAAGCCGGACTTGATCCCCTCACCCAAAAAGTGGATGGCAAAGAAACGATTCGCTACTTCAACCATTCCCCCGACACGTTATACTATCTTGCGGTTTATTTGCGTCAGAATGTTTTCAAGCCTGATGCTGTGCGCAACACCAGACTTCCGCTTACGGACGGCATGCAGATCAAGCATGTCGCTGTGAACGGCGCAGCGCTGACTGAGACAAAACGTAATAATTTTGAGGCCGGGTTTACCATCGAAGGCACGATTGCCTGGTTGCGTTTGCCGCAGAAGCTGATGCCGAAAGACAGCCTTGTCATTGCGTTCGAATGGTCGTACACGCCGCCGCTTGCGCCCGGCGATGGCCGCCAGGGCCAGGACGGCGAAGTATTTTTTATGGGATATTGGTATCCGCAGCTTGCGGTGTATGATGATGTTTCCGGTTGGGTGACGGATCCGTACTTATCGATGTCCGAATTTTATATGGGCTACGCGGATTATGACGTTCGCCTCACCGCGCCGCAAAATTGGCTTGTGGCCGCGACCGGTACGCTGCAAAATCCAAATGACATTCTCTCGCCTGCGGCGCAAGCACGCCTTGCCGAAGCATTGCGCGCAGATAAAGTCGTGGCTGTCGTGACAGAGAAAGATCGCGAGCAGGCGTTTCGCCTCTCTGGGAATGCTGTGAATACCTGGCATTACCGCGCCACAAACATTCGTGATTTTGCCTGGGCTTCCAGCAATCGCTATTTGTGGGATGCTACGCGCGCGCTCATCGGACCGCCGGAAAAGCAAAAAGTGGTGGCGATTCACAATTTCTATCGCGCCAAACCCGAGGCCAGCGCGTGGGTTCATGGCGCGCGCTACAATCGCATGGCCACGGAGTTTTTATCGCGCTTTTTGTGGCCCTATCCTTATCCTCAGATGACATCGGTGGAGGGCATTCTCGACGGCGGCGGCATGGAATATCCCATGATGACAGTCATTCAAAGCTACAAAGACACCTTGCGTTTGGCGGGTAATCTCATGCACGAGATTGGCCACATGTGGTTTCCGATGAATGTAGGTTCGGATGAAAATCGTTATCCCTGGCAGGATGAAGGTTTGACGCAATTCAACAGCGCGGTGGGTGTTAGAGAATTGTTTGGTTACGATCGCGGTGTGTCGGGGCGCGAAACGTATTTGTATACCGCCCGGCGCGGACGCGAAGTCGAGCTGATGCGACACGGCAATTTCTTCCCCGCGCAAGATGTCTACTATGCTTTGCCGTACAATAAAACTTCAAATATTCTTTTCGCCTTGCGCGCGGTTCTTGGTGAGGAGGTGTTTATGCGCGCTTATCGCGAGTATGGCCAGCGTTGGCGCAATAAACATCCCCAGCCCCATGATTTCTTCAACACCTTCAACGATGTGGCCGGACGCGATCTTTCATGGTTTTGGCGCACCTGGTTTTATGAAACCTGGACGCTTGACCAGGCCATTGCCTCGGTGCAAACCGTCGGGGATTATGTTGAAATTCTCGTGGAAGATCGCGGGCTGGCGCCCATGCCCGTGCAACTCATGATCACACGCGAAGGCGGTCAAACGGAAGCGCGCGAGATTCCCGTGGAGATATGGCTGGCGGGCGCGCAGCGCCAGACGGTTCGCGTATCCAAAACTCCCGCGCTCACACGTATCGAGATTGATGCCGAGAATAATTTTCCGGATATTGATCGCACAAATCAAGTGTGGCAGAAATGA
- a CDS encoding choice-of-anchor D domain-containing protein, with the protein MDESEKVTSHSRSREYSPHFSFPLRLNLKLRTSIATITLVTGMLGAGYAQSGLNESAWPIFRHDSQLTGRARANGPSLPVIKFEAPLGNGELGAPVVGPDGTIYVPGGVDNNLYALSPSGQLLWTFTGETGSPHERFVASPALAEDGTLYIGSVDSCRFDTQAELSCPVQAELFYALNPDGTLRWKKKLDGGTYFSANIGRNGRIYVATDDCWLYALHPAGYLATPDSIVDWRYNLRAQPENSPALSFTDLPLSVAGDSLVNLYLYGSVRFKRSFGAQDTLQGLALDQNGNIYVTGRGRAVVRRISPNGAAEWAYSLPPAFGKPFLPAVSNGVVFFTSSMGGGLFALNAGDGSERWRATLPGGDFLTPPVVDGAGHVYAVHSTAGLVCFSAAGVQRWSKPEVQASPVSPAFGEDGTIYVSGDRRLYAISQGSPLSVEPVAIDFGEVCTDSTATQSLTLRNGSADAITVTAIAIDNPAFEVSAITPFQLEPGTVRQLPVQFTPTALAAYNGVMIITSDAGQSVVTLSGEGGGPRISLSAEPATFGELCIGEEGLTEVCIANPGVCTLRVDSIAVAFSKNFTSGFAGIAQANEGSSAPIFIAPGEKFCFTVRARQNSLGNFEAKVTVWSTAGDSVALIIPGTVVPPAIAGSAAIDFGRVQLHQTASRLAPVWNAGKCEFQISELKIEGPQAESFALAGLNLPRQLTAGDTLDLGVSFTPLVTGVQRATLLVISDAEPDTLRIPLAGQGIPSTPKLVLVPADSLAIFACLGASGSAELLMRNEGGADLIVSGVAIDNPIFVLAAAPVLPDTLAPNEELRLTVNFTPAAITTYRGVLTVSSNDAGSDATIELIGNGDGPLLELAAHPPAFGEICLGNTANTRVCIVNPSACELQVEIEIIFTEGVVVQPATNAHSNRVPIQPGDSLCIPVTVKPGSLGPFEVEVRVLSNALNGTTRSVIIRGTVVSPEIAGVDSVKFGNVAIGERAEQPAVVWSLSACAITVDSLRITGADAAAFSLGAITVPAEIPGRDTLEIPVVFTPEAERSYSATLLVYNNDAQHNPLSIPLQGAGIMPPPEPHIVVIPPNLNFGEVVLTDDSTLTLTVRNVGGSALQILNIASSNEAFSASPDSFSVPALASRTVEVTFTPRDTRDYVATLLISNNDIDSADDTISVALRGMGVSPITAPDQVSFGEVCVGESKIIKITLANRGTREIAAEEIQLALDRAEFTVTPRDNVVIPAGGSREIELAFSPIAAGALHDTLRISWQQLPGVNIPHTVASLTGVGVAGQRIAGESVLNFDDTNINESSTKSYLLSNAGTCPLQVESLRISGRDSSEFSLAPNTPLAFIIPAGGSQEIHVIFSPVIVGAREARLVIANNDLARNPKHVTLQGNGAEFDIVVTPDTLIFAGVPVGTTACDSVFVINKGTAAITFSAAWTTELSPFSVQGSWPLVVGNGDSSGIALCFTPPDTGFFSGQLFLRSSDDKVFAVVVQGRGIAPIIAGVRQLDFAQVLAESGTKIIPYVFENQGDVELIVRPEPKLDETATKNYFRILDGGESYAIPPRSQSKPVRIAFTPDSTGQFPGKLLIYSNAYNLQPNNSPFEVSLKGEGIAPGIKVDATEIDFRQIEINSSAVAPVIITNTGTANLLIERITPLAAPYSLQLVEDFPPVPPGGSFVLEVKFSPGQEGRFEAQFEIHSNAFRRKQVLVQVTGAGICTEKPQPCITVSSTELDFGRVRVRRDSTRIMEISNCGEAPLEITQISVQGEHFIIAEGGGFSLDRQETRTVPVTFKPRSAGAKLDEAVITSNDPAHKTVRVKLAGDGRANPNVAVRVTPAIFTPNGDTYNDEIKFDYKDFEVTEPVLRIFNIRGAVTATFKITDAGEFLWDGVDERRQRLNAGVYLWLIEDGGKTLGSGYISLVR; encoded by the coding sequence ATGGATGAAAGTGAAAAAGTAACCTCGCATTCTCGCTCACGAGAATACTCCCCTCACTTCAGTTTTCCTCTTCGCCTCAACCTCAAATTGCGGACTAGCATTGCCACGATCACGCTGGTCACGGGCATGCTCGGCGCCGGTTACGCTCAATCCGGATTAAATGAAAGCGCCTGGCCCATCTTTCGCCATGACAGTCAATTGACGGGCCGCGCCCGCGCCAATGGTCCCTCTTTGCCTGTAATCAAATTCGAAGCGCCGTTGGGCAACGGTGAGCTTGGCGCTCCAGTTGTCGGACCGGACGGAACGATTTATGTGCCGGGCGGCGTTGATAATAATCTGTATGCGCTTTCACCAAGCGGCCAGTTGTTGTGGACGTTCACCGGCGAAACCGGTTCTCCCCACGAACGCTTTGTGGCCTCTCCGGCGCTTGCGGAAGATGGCACGCTTTATATCGGCTCGGTCGATTCCTGCCGTTTCGATACGCAGGCAGAGTTATCCTGCCCGGTACAGGCAGAGTTATTCTATGCCCTCAATCCGGATGGCACGCTGCGCTGGAAGAAAAAATTGGACGGCGGCACTTACTTCTCCGCCAATATCGGCCGCAATGGAAGAATCTATGTGGCCACGGATGATTGCTGGCTTTATGCCTTGCATCCCGCCGGTTATCTCGCCACGCCGGATTCGATTGTCGATTGGCGCTATAATCTCCGGGCGCAGCCGGAAAATTCCCCGGCGCTCAGCTTTACGGATTTGCCGCTAAGCGTGGCGGGCGATTCTCTGGTCAATCTTTATCTGTATGGCTCGGTGCGTTTCAAACGCAGTTTTGGCGCTCAAGACACGTTGCAAGGGTTGGCGCTCGATCAAAATGGAAACATTTATGTGACCGGTCGCGGCCGCGCCGTGGTGCGCCGCATCTCGCCCAACGGCGCAGCGGAGTGGGCTTATTCTCTACCGCCGGCCTTTGGCAAACCCTTCTTGCCGGCCGTGAGCAACGGCGTGGTTTTCTTCACAAGTTCCATGGGCGGCGGCCTGTTTGCTTTGAATGCTGGCGACGGCAGCGAGCGCTGGCGTGCCACGCTGCCCGGCGGTGATTTTCTCACGCCGCCGGTGGTTGACGGCGCCGGCCATGTTTACGCAGTTCATAGCACAGCGGGTTTGGTTTGTTTCTCTGCTGCGGGTGTGCAGCGCTGGTCAAAACCCGAGGTGCAGGCCAGTCCGGTTTCACCGGCGTTTGGCGAGGACGGAACCATTTACGTTAGCGGCGACCGCCGGCTTTATGCGATTTCGCAAGGCAGCCCGTTGAGCGTTGAGCCTGTTGCCATTGATTTTGGCGAGGTTTGCACCGATAGCACGGCAACGCAAAGTCTCACGCTGAGAAACGGCAGCGCTGATGCCATCACAGTCACGGCAATTGCCATTGATAATCCCGCCTTCGAAGTTTCCGCAATAACTCCCTTTCAGCTTGAACCCGGAACCGTTCGCCAGCTTCCCGTACAATTCACGCCCACCGCGTTGGCGGCATACAACGGTGTGATGATCATTACCAGCGATGCCGGACAATCGGTTGTGACGCTTTCCGGCGAAGGCGGCGGGCCGCGAATCTCATTGTCGGCTGAACCCGCGACTTTCGGTGAGCTTTGCATTGGCGAAGAAGGCCTCACGGAAGTGTGTATCGCCAATCCCGGGGTATGCACGCTGCGCGTTGATTCGATTGCCGTCGCATTTTCCAAAAATTTCACTTCAGGATTTGCCGGGATTGCGCAGGCGAATGAGGGCTCCTCTGCGCCGATATTTATCGCTCCCGGTGAAAAATTCTGTTTTACGGTTAGAGCACGGCAAAACAGCCTGGGCAACTTTGAAGCGAAGGTTACGGTTTGGTCAACGGCCGGGGATAGCGTTGCTCTCATTATTCCGGGCACAGTTGTGCCACCGGCAATCGCCGGCTCGGCGGCAATTGATTTTGGCAGAGTGCAATTGCATCAAACAGCCTCCCGGCTCGCCCCGGTTTGGAATGCCGGCAAATGCGAATTTCAAATTTCTGAATTGAAAATTGAAGGCCCACAAGCTGAAAGTTTTGCGCTGGCCGGCCTCAATCTTCCGCGCCAACTGACCGCCGGCGACACACTTGATCTTGGCGTCAGTTTTACGCCGCTTGTCACCGGCGTACAGCGCGCAACGCTGCTCGTCATCAGCGATGCTGAGCCTGATACGCTGCGCATTCCATTGGCAGGCCAGGGCATACCCAGCACGCCGAAGCTTGTTCTCGTTCCGGCAGATTCTCTTGCGATCTTTGCGTGTCTCGGCGCCTCCGGCAGCGCAGAATTGCTGATGCGCAATGAAGGCGGCGCGGATTTGATCGTTTCTGGTGTTGCCATTGACAATCCGATTTTTGTGCTTGCCGCCGCGCCCGTGTTGCCGGATACTCTTGCGCCGAATGAAGAATTGCGTTTGACCGTCAATTTCACGCCCGCGGCAATTACAACCTATCGCGGCGTCTTAACCGTGTCGAGTAATGACGCTGGCAGCGACGCGACAATCGAACTGATTGGCAACGGCGACGGCCCATTACTCGAATTGGCCGCGCATCCGCCCGCCTTTGGTGAAATTTGTTTGGGCAATACTGCCAACACCCGCGTGTGCATCGTCAATCCCAGCGCCTGTGAATTGCAAGTTGAGATAGAGATTATTTTTACGGAAGGCGTTGTGGTGCAGCCGGCCACCAATGCACACTCAAACCGCGTTCCAATTCAGCCGGGCGATTCACTCTGCATTCCCGTAACGGTGAAACCCGGCAGCCTGGGGCCGTTCGAAGTGGAAGTCCGGGTGCTTTCGAACGCGCTGAATGGCACGACTCGGAGCGTGATCATTCGCGGCACGGTTGTTTCTCCCGAGATTGCCGGTGTTGACAGCGTCAAGTTCGGGAATGTCGCAATCGGTGAACGCGCAGAACAACCGGCGGTCGTATGGAGTTTGAGCGCATGCGCGATTACGGTGGATTCGTTACGCATCACCGGCGCGGATGCGGCAGCTTTTAGCCTCGGCGCGATCACTGTGCCGGCCGAAATCCCGGGCCGGGATACTCTGGAAATCCCCGTCGTTTTTACACCTGAAGCAGAACGTTCTTATTCTGCCACGTTGTTGGTTTATAACAACGATGCGCAGCACAATCCGCTGAGCATTCCGTTACAAGGCGCCGGCATAATGCCCCCGCCGGAGCCACATATTGTGGTGATTCCCCCAAATCTTAATTTTGGCGAAGTCGTGCTGACCGATGATTCGACATTAACGCTTACCGTTAGAAACGTCGGCGGCTCTGCATTACAAATCTTGAACATTGCGAGCAGCAATGAGGCTTTCTCGGCTTCTCCGGATTCGTTCTCGGTACCGGCCCTTGCCAGCCGAACTGTTGAAGTAACATTTACTCCACGCGATACCCGAGATTATGTCGCGACGCTTTTGATTAGCAACAACGACATTGACAGCGCCGATGATACCATTTCCGTTGCCTTGCGCGGCATGGGTGTGTCGCCAATTACAGCGCCTGATCAAGTTTCGTTTGGCGAGGTATGTGTTGGCGAAAGCAAAATCATCAAAATTACCCTGGCGAATCGCGGTACACGGGAAATTGCGGCGGAGGAAATACAACTCGCGCTCGATCGTGCGGAATTCACGGTCACCCCGCGGGACAATGTAGTTATTCCAGCCGGCGGCAGCCGTGAGATTGAATTGGCGTTCAGCCCAATCGCGGCCGGCGCGCTTCACGACACCTTGCGCATTTCCTGGCAGCAACTGCCGGGCGTGAATATTCCCCACACCGTGGCGTCATTGACAGGCGTTGGAGTGGCGGGCCAAAGAATCGCCGGTGAAAGTGTTTTGAATTTTGATGACACGAATATAAACGAGAGCAGCACAAAATCTTACCTTCTCAGCAATGCGGGAACCTGTCCGTTGCAGGTCGAATCGTTGCGCATCTCCGGGCGTGACAGCAGTGAATTCTCGCTTGCTCCCAACACCCCGCTTGCATTCATCATTCCGGCCGGCGGCTCGCAGGAGATTCATGTCATTTTCAGCCCGGTGATTGTCGGCGCACGCGAAGCACGATTGGTGATTGCCAACAATGATTTGGCGCGCAATCCCAAGCATGTGACGCTGCAAGGCAATGGCGCCGAGTTCGATATAGTTGTCACGCCGGATACGTTGATCTTTGCCGGCGTACCGGTTGGTACGACGGCATGTGACTCGGTGTTTGTCATCAACAAAGGCACCGCCGCGATTACGTTCAGCGCGGCGTGGACGACAGAACTATCTCCATTTAGCGTTCAAGGCAGTTGGCCGCTTGTCGTCGGAAATGGCGACAGCAGCGGCATTGCACTCTGCTTTACACCGCCGGATACCGGATTCTTTTCCGGCCAACTGTTTTTGCGCAGCTCGGATGACAAAGTGTTTGCAGTTGTTGTGCAAGGCCGCGGTATCGCGCCCATCATTGCCGGCGTCCGGCAGTTGGATTTTGCGCAAGTTTTGGCTGAATCCGGCACGAAGATCATCCCTTACGTGTTCGAAAATCAAGGCGACGTTGAACTCATCGTCCGGCCGGAGCCTAAACTCGATGAAACCGCTACCAAGAACTATTTTCGCATTTTAGATGGCGGCGAATCTTACGCCATTCCACCCCGCAGCCAAAGCAAGCCGGTGCGTATCGCGTTCACGCCGGATTCAACCGGACAATTTCCCGGCAAATTGTTGATTTATTCGAATGCTTATAACCTCCAACCGAATAATTCGCCTTTCGAGGTTTCCCTCAAAGGCGAAGGCATTGCGCCGGGCATCAAAGTCGATGCGACGGAGATCGACTTCCGGCAAATTGAAATCAACTCTTCTGCTGTTGCGCCGGTGATCATCACGAATACCGGCACCGCGAACCTTCTCATCGAAAGAATTACACCGCTGGCGGCGCCCTATAGCCTGCAGCTTGTGGAAGATTTTCCGCCGGTTCCGCCGGGCGGCAGCTTTGTGCTGGAAGTAAAATTTTCCCCGGGACAAGAAGGCCGCTTCGAAGCGCAATTTGAAATTCACAGCAATGCGTTTCGCCGCAAGCAAGTGCTGGTGCAGGTGACCGGCGCCGGCATCTGCACCGAGAAACCGCAGCCTTGCATCACAGTGTCGTCAACCGAGTTGGATTTTGGCCGCGTGCGCGTCCGCCGTGACAGCACGCGTATCATGGAAATTTCCAATTGCGGTGAAGCGCCGCTTGAAATCACGCAGATCTCCGTTCAGGGCGAACATTTTATCATTGCCGAGGGCGGCGGGTTCTCGCTGGATCGGCAGGAAACAAGAACCGTTCCCGTCACCTTTAAACCGAGATCTGCCGGTGCGAAGTTGGATGAAGCCGTGATCACCAGCAATGATCCCGCGCACAAAACCGTGCGCGTCAAGCTGGCCGGCGATGGCCGGGCCAACCCAAATGTTGCGGTGCGCGTCACCCCCGCGATTTTTACGCCCAACGGCGACACCTACAACGATGAAATCAAATTCGATTACAAGGATTTTGAAGTGACGGAGCCGGTGTTGCGTATATTCAACATTCGCGGCGCGGTAACGGCGACATTCAAGATCACGGATGCCGGCGAATTCCTCTGGGATGGCGTAGACGAGCGGCGCCAGCGCCTTAATGCCGGCGTGTATTTATGGCTCATCGAAGATGGGGGCAAAACCTTAGGAAGCGGTTATATCAGTTTGGTGCGTTAA